A genomic window from Periophthalmus magnuspinnatus isolate fPerMag1 chromosome 16, fPerMag1.2.pri, whole genome shotgun sequence includes:
- the brd2b gene encoding bromodomain-containing protein 2b: MEPPVKQPHNTVPVGLSGDGMEQCTKRIRKPSLLYEDFERPFLPLSSAHTPPAPPQPQVKDPSCGGRLTNQLQYLHHVLLRFLWKHQFAWPFREPVDAYRLNLPDYHTIIKQPMDMGTIKKRLENNYYHEASECIQDFSTMFTNCYIYNKPTDDIVLMAQSLEKIFLQKVADMPEEEIELPTPAPRSRSGRGRGRRANSSRAQQVPAVSQSAYSPSSSDTGDSMLASSPTIVLPKNLPPAPILSMPHPQPTTKKKGVKRKADTTTPSTVGLSVSMAPEPHMVGLGKGGHRGREGALHSFSHLEGLDTPSGISPVLIQSMLGGPGRRVGSGRPIKPPKKDLPDSIQPQASRRGKLSTQLRYCSGLLKEMLSKKHALYAWPFYSPVDAVALQLHDYHDIIKCPMDLSTIKRKMECREYSDAQQFASDVRLMFSNCYKYNPPGHDVVAMARKLQDVFEFGFAKIPDEPALESTATSLSAPPSSSSSSSSSSSSSSSESEPSTETEESESSPSEDSEEERAQRLAQLQDQVCTQLRAVHEQLAALSQGPVVKPKRRREKKEKRDKKKKKKGKRGRGGRSRAGSEEWKLPSKKSRSVRAPQSHRGPPKKSRTKSVSKKPLYPPVLPSPVLPHYDSEEEEDLVPMTYDEKRQLSLDINKLPGEKLGRVVHIIQSREPALRDTNPEEIEIDFETLKPSTLKELERYVLSCLRKRPRKLSHHTGKSSSLGKSKEELTLEKRRELERRLQDVSGQLNIVKKPSKSQVEKSSAGDPEPQPARLSGSSSSSDSSSSSSASSSSDTSDSD; the protein is encoded by the exons ATGGAGCCTCCCGTCAAACAGCCCCACAACAC CGTTCCCGTGGGGCTGTCTGGAGACGGGATGGAGCAGTGCACGAAGCGTATCCGGAAGCCTTCCCTGCTGTACGAGGACTTCGAGAGGCCCTTCCTGCCCCTGTCCAGTGCTCATACCCCCCCGGCCCCGCCCCAGCCCCAAGTGAAGGACCCCAGCTGTGGAGGCCGCCTCACCAACCAGCTGCAGTACCTCCACCACGTGCTGCTTAGGTTCCTGTGGAAGCACCAGTTCGCCTGGCCCTTCCGCGAGCCCGTCGACGCCTACAGGCTCAACCTGCCG GATTACCATACAATAATCAAACAGCCAATGGACATGGGCACCATCAAAAAGCGCCTGGAGAATAATTACTACCACGAGGCCAGTGAGTGCATCCAGGACTTCAGCACCATGTTCACCAACTGCTACATCTACAACAAG CCTACAGATGACATTGTGCTGATGGCCCAGTCTCTGGAAAAAATCTTCCTGCAGAAGGTTGCTGACATGCCTGAGGAGGAGATCGAGCTGCCCACACCTGCACCTCGCAGCAGGAGCGGCCGGGGAAGAGGCCGCCGCGCCAACA GCAGCAGAGCTCAGCAGGTGCCTGCAGTCTCCCAGTCGGCctactctccctcctcctcagacACAGGGGACTCCATGTTGGCCAGCTCTCCTACCATAGTGCTGCCCAAGAACCTTCCTCCAGCCCCAATCCTGAGCATGCCCCACCCACAGCCCACCACTAAG AAGAAGGGTGTGAAGCGTAAGGCGGACACAACCACCCCCTCCACCGTGGGCCTGTCTGTGAGCATGGCCCCAGAGCCGCACATGGTGGGTCTGGGGAAGGGCGGACACCGGGGCCGTGAGGGGGCTCTGCACTCCTTTTCCCACCTGGAAGGCCTGGACACTCCGTCTGGAATAAGTCCTGTCCTGATCCAGTCCATGCTGGGGGGCCCAGGGCGCAGGGTGGGCAGCGGGCGCCCCATCAAACCCCCCAAAAAGGACCTGCCTGACTCCATCCAGCCCCAGGCCTCCAGGAGGGGCAAGCTGAGCACACAGCTGCGCTACTGCAGTGGGCTGCTCAAGGAGATGCTGTCCAAAAAGCACGCGTTGTACGCCTGGCCCTTCTACAGCCCTGTGGACGCTGTGGCCCTTCAGCTACACGACTACCATGACATCATCAAGTGCCCCATGGACCTCAGCACCATCAAG agAAAGATGGAGTGCCGGGAGTACAGTGATGCTCAGCAGTTTGCCAGTGACGTCAGACTCATGTTCTCCAACTGTTACAAGTACAACCCGCCTGGACATGACGTGGTGGCCATGGCTCGCAAGCTGCAG GACGTGTTTGAGTTCGGCTTTGCTAAGATCCCAGATGAACCAGCGCTGGAGTCCACCGCCACCTCCCTGAGTgccccaccctcctcctcttcctcctcctcctcctcttcatcctcgtcCTCCTCCGAGAGCGAGCccagcacagagacagaggagagcgaGAGCAGCCCCAGTGAggacagtgaagaggagagagcccAGCGACTGGCTCAGCTACAGGACCAAGTGTGCACACAG CTGAGGGCGGTGCATGAGCAGCTGGCCGCTCTGTCCCAGGGGCCCGTGGTCAAACCCAAGAGGAGACGTGAGAAGAAGGAGAAACgcgacaagaagaagaagaagaaaggcaAGCGGGGCCGCGGGGGCCGAAGCAGGGCGGGCTCCGAGGAGTGGAAACTGCCCAGTAAGAAGAGCAGGTCTGTTAGAGCCCCCCAGAGCCACAGGGGCCCGCCCAAGAAGAGCCGCACCAA AAGCGTCTCCAAGAAGCCGCTGTACCCCCCCGTGCTGCCCTCCCCCGTGCTGCCCCACTACGactcggaggaggaggaggacctgGTGCCCATGACCTATGACGAGAAGAGGCAGCTCAGCCTGGACATCAACAAGCTGCCCGGGGAGAAGCTGGGGCGCGTGGTGCACATCATCCAGAGCAGAGAGCCCGCGCTGAGGGACACCAACCCCGAGGAGATCGAGATCGACTTCGAGACGCTCAAGCCCTCCACCCTCAAGGAGTTGGAGCGATACGTGCTGTCCTGTCTGAGGAAGCGGCCACGCAAGCTCTCACACCACACAG gGAAAAGCTCCAGTCTGGGCAAGTCTAAAGAGGAGCTGACtctggagaagaggagggagctgGAGCGAAGGCTACAGGACGTCAGCGGACAGCTCAACATCGTCAAGAAACCCTCCAAGAGCCAAG TGGAGAAGAGCAGTGCAGGGGACCCTGAGCCTCAGCCGGCCCGCCTCAGCGGCAGCAGCTCCAGCTCGgactcttcatcctcctcttctgcctCGTCTTCATCAGACACCAGTGACTCAGACTGA
- the LOC117383337 gene encoding vitelline membrane outer layer protein 1 homolog — MALRTPLTLLTLLTLTLLGCGHAEEKVFLQRAGEAFNSRSYSSILTVTNGEQFGNWTWPEMCPENFFAVGFSVRVESNQYGSDDTALNGIRLICAKDESRSFLYTVESHAGYFGDWSAPQYCPTGVLTSFQLRVEPHQGLFGDDTAANNIKFRCSSNPTLEGSGTEWGEYGHWSQECSEGGICGVETKMEEYQWGLDDSTLNDVRFHCCAKSPQ; from the exons ATGGCTCTCCgcactcctctgaccctcttgaCCCTTCTGACCCTCACCCTCCTGGGCTGTGGACATGCCGAGGAGAAGGTGTTCCTCCAGAGGGCAGGAGAAGCCTTCAACAGCCGCAGCTACAGCTCCATCCTCACGGTCACCAATGGAGAGCAGTTCGGCAACTGGACCTGGCCCGAGATGTGCCCCGAGAACTTTTTTGCGGTCGGCTTCAGTGTCAGG GTGGAGTCAAACCAGTATGGATCTGACGACACAGCTCTGAATGGGATCCGGCTCATCTGTGCCAAAGACGAGAGCCGCAGCTTCCTCTACACAGTGGAGTCACACGCTGGATA TTTCGGCGACTGGTCGGCTCCTCAGTACTGTCCCACTGGAGTGCTGACCTCCTTCCAGCTGCGTGTGGAGCCACACCAGGGCCTGTTTGGAGATGACACCGCCGCCAACAACATCAAGTTCCGCTGCAGCAGCAATCCCACACTGGAGGGCTCAGGCACAGAGTGGGGCGAGTACGGCCACTGGAGCCAGGAGTGCTCTGAGGGAGGCATCTGTGGAGTGGAGACCAAGATGGAGGAGTACCAGTGGGGCCTGGATGACTCCACCCTCAACGATGTGCGTTTCCACTGCTGCGCCAAGAGCCCACAG TGA